In Rhinolophus sinicus isolate RSC01 linkage group LG17, ASM3656204v1, whole genome shotgun sequence, one DNA window encodes the following:
- the LOC141569382 gene encoding LOW QUALITY PROTEIN: Fc receptor-like protein 6 (The sequence of the model RefSeq protein was modified relative to this genomic sequence to represent the inferred CDS: inserted 2 bases in 2 codons) produces MVHSKVDACARVCLLLQAWPDPVFERDILTLWCHGKKNITLSYVKCYKDGKVLHFSKDNQPLFTGTAAMRSGGQYSCTGEVMYFPQMDRQASATAMIQVQELFLPPVLSAVPYPKPHEGSLLTPRCQTKLHPQRLTSRLLFSFHKEGHILQNRDLHPELCISAARERDSGLYWCEVIPEDGRVQKQSHQLEIRVWGPVSHPLLTLSXQALQPHCGDMVEFLYESQRGSPPILYSFYLNGEILGTHSVPHGGATSLXPDDIRKDVEHYSCEAENSLSRERIQAEILSLDGTSCFPTISEPHILPGSDITSPCMNTSHRAA; encoded by the exons ATGGTTCACTCCAAAGTGGATGCCTGTGCGAGGG TCTGTCTGTTGCTCCAAGCCTGGCCAGACCCTGTGTTTGAAAGAGACATCCTGACTCTGTGGTGCCACGGAAAGAAGAACATAACCCTGTCCTACGTGAAGTGCTATAAAGATGGGAAAGTCCTGCATTTCTCTAAGGACAACCAGCCTCTGTTCACGGGGACAGCAGCCATGAGGAGCGGTGGCCAGTACAGCTGCACTGGGGAGGTGATGTACTTCCCACAAATGGACAGACAAGCCTCAGCAACGGCCATGATTCAAGTCCAAG AGCTGTTCCTGCCTCCTGTGTTGAGTGCTGTCCCCTATCCCAAGCCCCATGAGGGGAGCCTGCTGACCCCGAGATGCCAGACGAAGCTGCACCCCCAAAGGTTGACCTCAcgcctcctcttctccttccacaAGGAGGGCCACATCTTGCAGAACAGGGACCTCCACCCAGAGCTGTGCATCTcagcagccagagagagagaCTCTGGGCTTTACTGGTGCGAGGTGATCCCTGAGGATGGCAGGGTCCAGAAACAGAGCCACCAGCTGGAGATCAGAGTGTGGG GTCCTGTGTCCCATCCTCTGCTCACCCTGA CCCAGGCACTCCAGCCTCACTGTGGGGACATGGTGGAATTCCTCTATGAGTCCCAGAGGGGCTCCCCTCCTATCCTGTACTCATTCTACCTCAATGGGGAGATCCTGGGGACTCACTCAGTTCCCCATGGTGGAGCCACCTCCC ATCCTGATGACATCAGAAAGGATGTTGAGCACTACTCCTGTGAAGCCGAAAACAGCCTCTCCAGAGAGAGAATCCAGGCTGAGATACTCTCCCTGGATGGCACATCTTGTTTCCCAACCATCTCTGAGCCCCACATATTGCCGGGGTCAGACATCACTTCTCCATGTATGAATACCTCCCACCGTGCAGCATAG